A region of Pleionea litopenaei DNA encodes the following proteins:
- the rlmB gene encoding 23S rRNA (guanosine(2251)-2'-O)-methyltransferase RlmB — MSDKIVYGIHAVDLLLKKSVDQIDKIYLQANRQDGKAQKLLSLAAKNKIPVVRWDKTKLDAMTDENHQGVIAELKQTGSLVQTENDLYHLVENSEQDLTILILDGVTDPHNLGACFRTADAAGVAAIVVPKDKSVGLNGTVRKVACGAAETVPFFAVTNLVRALKTLQDLGVWIIGTAGEAEQSIYQTKLSGKIALVMGAEEKGMRRLTRENCDELFHIPMQGSVSSLNVSVAAGVCLFEVVRQRSL; from the coding sequence ATGAGTGATAAGATTGTCTATGGCATACATGCCGTCGATTTATTATTAAAAAAGAGCGTTGATCAAATAGATAAAATCTATTTGCAAGCCAACCGGCAAGACGGAAAAGCTCAAAAGCTTTTAAGTTTGGCTGCAAAAAATAAAATACCGGTCGTTCGGTGGGACAAAACCAAGCTTGATGCAATGACCGATGAAAACCATCAAGGTGTCATTGCTGAGTTAAAACAAACGGGCTCGCTGGTTCAAACCGAAAACGACCTCTATCACTTGGTCGAAAACTCTGAGCAAGACCTTACAATATTAATATTAGACGGTGTCACCGATCCTCATAATTTAGGGGCGTGTTTCCGAACCGCTGATGCAGCGGGCGTTGCGGCCATCGTTGTGCCGAAAGATAAATCCGTTGGACTAAATGGCACGGTACGAAAAGTTGCTTGCGGTGCGGCTGAAACAGTTCCTTTTTTTGCAGTGACTAACCTCGTTCGAGCACTTAAAACGTTACAAGATCTTGGCGTTTGGATTATCGGCACGGCTGGTGAAGCTGAACAAAGTATTTACCAGACTAAGTTGTCAGGAAAGATTGCTTTAGTGATGGGTGCTGAAGAAAAAGGCATGCGCAGACTAACGCGCGAGAATTGTGATGAACTTTTTCATATTCCAATGCAGGGTAGTGTTTCAAGTTTAAATGTATCGGTGGCGGCTGGAGTTTGCCTTTTTGAAGTGGTGCGGCAGCGCAGCCTCTAG